In Lepus europaeus isolate LE1 chromosome 19, mLepTim1.pri, whole genome shotgun sequence, the genomic window AAGTGATGGCCACGTGGGCGGTGTGCGCTTTATACCTGAAAGAAAGGGCCGGGAGCAACTCggaaggggacagagacccagggagaggggacggagacccagagagaggggacggagacccagggagaggggacggagacccagagagagaggggacagagacccagagagagaggacagagacccagggagaggggacagagacccagagagagggggacagagacccagagagagaggacagagaccctgagaggaggggacagagacccagagagagagaggacagagacccagagagagggggacagagacccagagagagaggacagagaccagggagaggggacagagacctagagagaggggggacagagacccagagagggggggacagagactcagagagagggggacagagacccagagagagagggggacagagacccagagagaggggacagagacccagagagggggggacagagactcagagagagggggacagagacccagagagagagggggacagagacccagagagaggggacagagacccagagagagaggggacagagacccagagagaggggggacagagacccagagagggggggacagagactcagagagagggggacagagacccagagagagaggggacagagacccagagagagaggggacagagacccagagagagaggacagagacccagagagagaggggacagagacccagagagggggggacagagacccagagagaggggggacagagacccggAGAGGGGGGGACAGAGACtcggagagagggggacagagacccggagagaggggacagagacccagagagagagggggacagagacccagagagggggggacagagacccagagagaggggggacagagacccggagagggggggacagagacccagggagaggggacagagacccagagagagaggggacagagacccagagagggggggacagagacccagagagaggggggacagagacccggagaggggggacagagacccagagagagagggggacagagacccagagagaggggacagagacccagagagagggggcagagacGGGGTGGCCCTGCAGTCACTGTTCTGTCCCACCCCTCCAGTCCTACTTCGTGTCCGACTACGACCCCACCATCGAGGACTCCTACACGAAGATCTGCACCGTGGATGGCATCCCGGCCCGGCTGGACAGTGAGCGCACCTGAGAGTCGGGGCGGTGGCGGGTGTGTGTGACAGGTTTGCTGGGGCTGTTtggggagagctggggggagCCTTTGCCCCACGGGATCCCCTCGCTCTGTCTCCACAGTCCTGGACACGGCGGGCCAGGAGGAGTTCGGGGCCATGCGGGAGCAGTACATGCGTGCGGGCcacggcttcctgctggtgtttgCCATTAACGACCGGcagaggtgaggggtgggggctgccaggGCGGGGACGAGGGCCAAGCCGCCGGCGGCAGAACCTCACACCTGCGGGCTTCCTTGCAGCTTCAACGAGGTGGACAAGCTCTTCACGCAGGTCCTCCGGGTGAAGGACCGCGACGACTTCCCCGTCGTGCTGGTCGGCAACAAGGCGGATCTGGAGTCGCAGCGCCAGGTGtgggacccccgcccccgccacgcACCTTCCTGTTCACCTGTGGCCCCTGTACCCCGCCCCCCCGCACTGCCACACTACTCACCTG contains:
- the RRAS gene encoding ras-related protein R-Ras isoform X2, producing the protein MYCVSHPDFQSYFVSDYDPTIEDSYTKICTVDGIPARLDILDTAGQEEFGAMREQYMRAGHGFLLVFAINDRQSFNEVDKLFTQVLRVKDRDDFPVVLVGNKADLESQRQVPRSDASAFSAAHHVAYFEASAKLRLNVDEAFEQLVRAVRKYQEQELPPSPPSAPRKKDRGCPCVLL
- the RRAS gene encoding ras-related protein R-Ras isoform X3, which encodes MATWASYFVSDYDPTIEDSYTKICTVDGIPARLDILDTAGQEEFGAMREQYMRAGHGFLLVFAINDRQSFNEVDKLFTQVLRVKDRDDFPVVLVGNKADLESQRQVPRSDASAFSAAHHVAYFEASAKLRLNVDEAFEQLVRAVRKYQEQELPPSPPSAPRKKDRGCPCVLL